GGCCGAGACGGGAAGCGTCTTGCCCAGGAGCGTGAGTTCGCCGTCGACGGTCACGCTTCCGTCGCCATTGGCCTTGCCGCCGCTGGCCTTGAAGGTACTGGTGGGGAACTGACGGACGTTAAAGTAGTCGGCGCTGCGCAGGTGCTCGTCGCGGCTGTTATTGCCCGTCCAGACGCGGCTGACGTCGATGGTCACGTCGATCATCGACTCGCCCGCGTTCTCGGGGTCGACCACCATGGTGCCCTCGATGCCTGGGAACATGCCATGGAAGGGCGACGCGCCGACGTGCATGATGCGAAACACGACGCCCGAGTGCACGCTGTCGATCTCGCCGTTGGCGGCCACGGCCTCGTAGGAGGCCGGAGCAATGCTGGCGACCGGAGTGGACGGTGCGGGGCTGTTCAGGAACAGCGAGACGCCCATGGCGCCGGCCGCGCCTACGCCAACAAGGCCAACGCGGGCCAGAATCTTGCTGAGATGCATGCTTGGTTTCCTCCAGGGAGTGTTCCGGATCGAATTTGCGAGACCGTGGAACCAGTGGCCTAGCGGGCGTATTCCGGCTCGTTGCCCGCTTTCCACTTGATGGAACAGCCGATGCTGGGCTTCTGGGGCCAGTCGATCGGCTCGCCGTTCATGACCGCTTCGATGGCAAGGCGGAGATCCCGACCGGTCACCGGCTTGTCGCTTCCGGGGCGGCT
This portion of the Phycisphaerales bacterium genome encodes:
- a CDS encoding YceI family protein, whose amino-acid sequence is MHLSKILARVGLVGVGAAGAMGVSLFLNSPAPSTPVASIAPASYEAVAANGEIDSVHSGVVFRIMHVGASPFHGMFPGIEGTMVVDPENAGESMIDVTIDVSRVWTGNNSRDEHLRSADYFNVRQFPTSTFKASGGKANGDGSVTVDGELTLLGKTLPVSAIIRKTGEGDFRTQRRVGYEATMSFERSDFGMTTSIDNGGLGDTVDLTIFVEATKQ